Proteins co-encoded in one Capnocytophaga ochracea DSM 7271 genomic window:
- the fsa gene encoding fructose-6-phosphate aldolase, with product MKFFIDTANLSQIQEAQDLGVLDGVTTNPSLMAKEGITGKEAILKHYTDICTIVEGDVSAEVIATDFEGIVREGEELAALHPQIVVKVPMIKDGIKAIKYFTDKGIRTNCTLVFSAGQALLAAKAGATYVSPFIGRLDDISTDGLSLIEDIRLIYDNYNFETQILAASVRHTMHILECAKIGADVITAPLSAITGLLKHPLTDSGLAQFLADAKKLG from the coding sequence ATGAAATTTTTTATCGATACAGCGAATTTATCGCAAATTCAAGAAGCCCAAGATTTGGGCGTGTTAGACGGCGTAACCACTAATCCGTCGTTAATGGCAAAAGAAGGTATCACCGGCAAAGAGGCGATACTAAAACATTATACTGATATCTGCACTATCGTAGAAGGCGATGTTTCTGCCGAAGTAATCGCCACCGATTTTGAAGGTATTGTGCGCGAAGGCGAAGAACTCGCTGCCCTTCATCCTCAAATCGTGGTAAAAGTACCAATGATAAAAGACGGTATCAAAGCCATTAAATATTTCACCGATAAGGGTATCCGTACCAACTGTACGCTGGTATTCTCAGCAGGACAGGCACTTTTGGCAGCCAAAGCAGGCGCTACTTATGTGTCGCCTTTCATCGGTAGACTCGACGATATCTCAACCGACGGACTTTCGCTCATCGAGGACATACGTCTCATTTACGATAACTATAACTTTGAGACACAAATCCTTGCTGCTTCTGTCCGTCACACAATGCACATACTCGAATGTGCTAAAATAGGTGCCGATGTCATTACTGCACCTCTTTCGGCTATCACAGGGCTTCTCAAACACCCTCTTACCGACAGTGGCTTAGCTCAATTCTTAGCTGATGCAAAGAAATTGGGATAA
- a CDS encoding zeta toxin family protein, which produces MSKLPKLYIIAGCNGAGKTTASFTILPEILGCKEFINADEIAKGLSPFQPESVAMQAGRIMLARMDELLQKGETFAFETTLATKSYKQKIEWAQANGYEVTLLFFWLDSPNIAKERVAQRVAEGGHSIPLETIERRYYNGIANLFTIYIDIVDICYIFDNSEGRKELIAQKERHKDIVIYNNDKFNLMKNNDERGNN; this is translated from the coding sequence ATGTCTAAACTCCCAAAACTATATATCATAGCAGGGTGTAATGGAGCGGGAAAAACAACAGCTTCCTTTACTATTTTGCCCGAAATACTTGGCTGCAAAGAGTTTATCAATGCCGACGAAATCGCTAAGGGACTATCGCCTTTCCAGCCCGAAAGTGTGGCTATGCAAGCAGGGCGAATAATGCTCGCTCGTATGGACGAATTATTGCAAAAAGGAGAAACTTTTGCCTTCGAAACTACTTTGGCTACTAAAAGCTATAAGCAAAAAATAGAATGGGCACAAGCTAATGGCTATGAGGTTACGCTGTTGTTCTTTTGGTTAGACTCACCCAATATAGCTAAAGAACGGGTCGCCCAGCGAGTTGCTGAAGGAGGTCATAGTATTCCCTTAGAAACCATTGAAAGAAGATATTATAACGGCATTGCCAATCTCTTTACTATCTATATAGATATAGTAGATATTTGTTATATATTTGATAATTCAGAAGGGAGAAAGGAACTTATAGCTCAAAAGGAAAGGCATAAGGATATAGTAATTTATAACAACGACAAGTTTAACTTGATGAAAAATAATGATG